From one Cyprinus carpio isolate SPL01 chromosome B3, ASM1834038v1, whole genome shotgun sequence genomic stretch:
- the hspb9 gene encoding heat shock protein beta-9, translating into MSSVENLFMDDPFFANSHFLWPRRSVALSSFREDFLHRRAQIMQNLRSEIRDSLLNELTDEFFQCLDGQRSFSRLFSTNSEQNKRRDVSLTLDTQGFSPEDVTVTVSGRRLEVMAGKRAQADASSSSTSTTHVAEAQPQGFVQAVQLPDHLDPTSLTCSLGEDGLLHIESPESKDESSEEHIIPIRFRTSLDFPINKDSTNKKEDGAKKTN; encoded by the coding sequence ATGTCTTCTGTCGAGAACCTCTTCATGGATGACCCTTTCTTTGCAAACTCCCACTTTTTGTGGCCCAGGCGCAGTGTGGCTCTTTCCAGCTTCAGAGAGGATTTCCTCCACCGTAGAGCTCAAATAATGCAGAACCTGAGGAGTGAGATCAGAGACAGCTTGCTGAATGAACTCACTGATGAGTTCTTCCAGTGTCTAGATGGTCAGAGGTCCTTCTCCAGGCTCTTCAGCACCAACTCAGAGCAGAACAAACGGCGAGACGTGTCTCTTACTCTGGACACTCAAGGCTTCTCTCCAGAGGACGTCACTGTGACAGTATCTGGAAGACGTCTGGAGGTGATGGCCGGCAAGCGGGCCCAGGCAGACGCTTCTTCATCATCTACCAGCACCACTCACGTCGCAGAAGCCCAGCCACAAGGATTTGTTCAAGCTGTGCAGCTTCCTGACCACCTGGATCCAACCTCCTTGACCTGCTCCCTTGGAGAAGATGGACTTCTGCATATTGAGTCACCAGAATCCAAAGATGAGTCCTCAGAGGAGCATATCATTCCCATCCGCTTTAGAACATCCCTGGATTTCCCCATCAACAAGGACAGCACAAACAAAAAGGAGGACGGGGctaagaaaacaaactaa